cacataaaaatcagcaggaaaaattaatccatctacttgcactaaaaatcctcaactatcccatccggataagcacatgtacgatcagccaattgaattattatccccgtttcttttaaaggtcctaaatttagggaatcatagattgacttaggcatcacattaatagaaGCTCATAAATCTATCATGGCATTTTTGATACTAGAATGACCAATCTTACAGGGGATAgcaaacatacctggatctccgcatTTGGGTGGGAGTTTCCTCTGAAGTACAGCTGATACATTCTCTCCCACCATCACTCTTTCATCAccccttagctttcttttgttaacgcacaaatctttcaagaactttgcgTACTTGGGTACTTGCTTGATCGCGTCCAATAGGGGGATGTTAACTTGAATTTTGCGGAACACATCcaggatttctttttccttttctgccctctttgtcttttccaacctgcaaggaaaaggaGGTAAGTTAGATTTAATAGTGGGCGGAGAAGTGAAGGTTACCTTAGGATCCTTGCGAATACgcccttcctcttcaatttccttctctatctcctcttcacttttgctttttgaacTTCCCACTTTAGGCCCTTCCaattccttgccactcctcagcgtcatggcacttacattcctGGGATTTACCTCGGGTTGCGATGGTAGTTTCCCATAAACGTGGGACTCCAAGCGGTTGATGGCAGTTGCCAGTTGGCTTATTCGAACGTCTTGGTCCTTCTTGTCAGCTTTGGTGTCCTGCTGGAGCTGCGCGGTATTCGCGGCTAAGGATCTGATCTCCTGTTGAAGCTGGGTAGTAGTCATGGCCAGGTTGGTAGTAGTCGTGGCCAGGTTTTTGACTAGGTCCTCTAGAGAACTTCCTGAGTTGGAGGACGAGGGTTGCGATTTTGGTTGCCATGGCTGGTGGAATCCTGGTGGATGATTTGGAAATGCATTTTGTTGCCTGTTCCCATAACTGAGATTGGGATGGTCCCTCCAACCCGGATTGTACGTATTGGAGTATGGGTCGTACTGCCTGCGGGGTGCGGGCACGCCTCCGGCCATGTTTACCTGTTCCGCCCCGTCCTCTTGCAAAATGGGGCACGAGTCTGTGCAATGGTCCATGCTAGTGCATATTCCACACACCTTCGCTCGCGGCGCGTCTCTCATGGCTAATTGCCTAACAACTGACGTCAATGCTGACAGTTGCTGCTGTAAGGATGAAGTCTCTACCTCGTTGACTCTACGGGGAGGGTTGCTCTCACGGAAGCCAAATTGCTGGGAGTTCTCTGCCATGGCTTCGATGAGCTCCCACGCTTCCCTTGGTGTCTTGTTTGCCAGTGCTCCCCCACTTGCAGCGTCGATGATACTCCTATCGGTTGATTGGAGCCCTTCGTAGAAGTATTGGATTAACAGTTgctcactaatttgatgctgcggg
Above is a genomic segment from Coffea eugenioides isolate CCC68of unplaced genomic scaffold, Ceug_1.0 ScVebR1_1406;HRSCAF=2249, whole genome shotgun sequence containing:
- the LOC113755303 gene encoding uncharacterized protein LOC113755303, with the protein product MKPPGVTEEQIRLRAFPFSLKDAAKDWLYYLPAGSIITWAQLKKKFLKKFFPASRAASLRKEICGIKQYPGESLYDYWERFNKLCTRCPQHQISEQLLIQYFYEGLQSTDRSIIDAASGGALANKTPREAWELIEAMAENSQQFGFRESNPPRRVNEVETSSLQQQLSALTSVVRQLAMRDAPRAKVCGICTSMDHCTDSCPILQEDGAEQVNMAGGVPAPRRQYDPYSNTYNPGWRDHPNLSYGNRQQNAFPNHPPGFHQPWQPKSQPSSSNSGSSLEDLVKNLATTTTNLAMTTTQLQQEIRSLAANTAQLQQDTKADKKDQDVRISQLATAINRLESHVYGKLPSQPEVNPRNVSAMTLRSGKELEGPKQVPKYAKFLKDLCVNKRKLRGDERVMVGENVSAVLQRKLPPKCGDPEFSEFAYRGKFKVAANKSYRMKAIHE